In Glycine max cultivar Williams 82 chromosome 7, Glycine_max_v4.0, whole genome shotgun sequence, a single window of DNA contains:
- the LOC100817584 gene encoding transmembrane emp24 domain-containing protein precursor, with protein sequence MIMMMMMGSNTKPLVHLSLLILVLFSSSTESLRFELQSGHTKCISEDIKSNSMTVGKYQIVNSNEGQPLPDSHRVTVRVTSSYGNNYHYGDRVQTGHFAFAAVEAGDYMTCFWAVDHNPVETLTVDFDWKTGVAAKDWSNVAKKGQVDVMELELKKLQDTVSSIHEEMFYLREREEEMQELNRTTNSRMFWLSLLSLFVCLSVAGMQLWHLKTFFEKKKLI encoded by the exons atgatcatgatgatgatgatgggttCAAACACAAAACCCCTTGTGCacctttctcttctaattttggttctcttttcttcttcaaccgAATCCCTCAGATTCGAACTCCAATCTGGGCACACCAAATGCATCTCCGAGGACATCAAGAGCAATTCCATGACCGTGGGCAAGTACCAAATTGTTAACTCCAACGAGGGTCAGCCTCTTCCCGATTCCCACAGAGTCACCGTCAGG GTGACTTCGTCTTATGGGAACAACTATCACTACGGGGATCGCGTTCAGACGGGGCATTTTGCGTTTGCGGCAGTGGAGGCTGGAGATTACATGACTTGCTTTTGGGCTGTGGATCACAACCCTGTGGAAACGTTGACTGTGGATTTTGATTGGAAAACGGGTGTTGCAGCCAAGGATTGGTCTAATGTTGCTAAAAAAGGCCAAGTTGAT GTAATGGAGCTAGAGCTAAAGAAGTTGCAGGATACTGTTTCCTCCATTCATGAGGAGATGTTTTATCTTCGTGAAAG agaAGAAGAAATGCAGGAACTCAACAGAACAACCAACAGCAGAATGTTCTGGTTGAGTTTGCTTTCGCTCTTTGTCTGTTTATCCGTAGCAGGGATGCAACTATGGCACTTGAAGACCTTCTTCGagaaaaagaaacttatttaa
- the LOC100818652 gene encoding rhamnogalacturonan I rhamnosyltransferase 1 isoform X2 — protein sequence MEGIQVRCDKLQGGVIQRSRLRVWFIRVCSSIVLWTCLVQLVTVSELWHSHFFLGISSRIYHTNQSPLEAQNELAQPPPPFLPARNYTSNGFLRVSCNGGLNQMRAAICDMVTVARLLNLTLVVPELDKKSFWADPSNFEDIFDVRHFIDSLQDEVRIVKRVPKRFSRKSGYSTLKMPPVSWSNEKYYLEQILPLFGKHKVVHFNKTDARLANNGLPLDLQKLRCRVNFQALKFTPQLENLGQKLIRILRENGPFLALHLRYEMDMLAFSGCTHGCSIEEAEELKQMRYAFPSWREKEIVSEERRSQGLCPLTPEESALILQALGFDRETPIYIAAGEIYGGEHRLAQLRAAFPRIVKKETLLVNDELQQFQNHSSQMAALDFMVSVASNTFVPTYYGNMAKLVEGHRRYSGFKKSILLDRKKLVELFDMHQNGTLPWNEFSNAVRQVHEKRMGQPTHRRVDVDKPKEEDYFYANPYECLCEGTKCDDLLGPLNSSQIR from the exons ATGGAGGGTATTCAGGTGAGGTGCGATAAGCTTCAGGGTGGTGTGATTCAGAGGAGCCGTTTGCGGGTTTGGTTCATTCGAGTGTGTTCAAGCATTGTGCTGTGGACATGTCTGGTTCAGTTGGTGACAGTGAGTGAATTATGGCATTCTCATTTCTTTTTGGGGATCAGTAGTCGAATATATCACACAAATCAAAGTCCTCTTGAAGCGCAAAATGAACTTGCTCAACCACCCCCACCTTTTCTTCCCgcaa GAAATTATACAAGTAATGGTTTTCTAAGAGTGTCCTGCAATGGGGGTTTAAATCAAATGCGTGCAGCG ATTTGTGACATGGTGACAGTTGCTCGACTGTTGAATCTCACATTGGTTGTTCCAGAGCTTGATAAGAAGTCATTTTGGGCAGACCCTAG TAATTTTGAGGACATTTTTGATGTGAGACATTTCATTGATTCTCTACAAGATGAAGTTCGAATAGTAAAAAGAGTGCCCAAAAGGTTTAGTAGGAAAAGTGGATACTCTACCCTGAAGATGCCTCCTGTTAGCTGGTCAAATGAAAAGTATTACTTGGAGCAG ATTCTGCCACTTTTTGGCAAGCATAAGGTGGTACATTTCAACAAAACAGATGCACGTCTAGCAAACAATGGTCTCCCACTTGATCTACAGAAACTTAGGTGTCGTGTAAATTTCCAGGCATTGAAATTTACTCCTCAACTTGAGAATTTGGGCCAAAAATTGATTCGGATACTTCGTGAAAATGGACCCTTTCTGGCATTGCATCTGAGATATGAGATGGATATGCTGGCTTTCTCAGGTTGTACGCATGGTTGCTCTATTGAAGAAGCTGAGGAGCTCAAGCAGATGAG GTATGCATTCCCTTCCTGGAGAGAGAAGGAGATAGTTTCTGAAGAAAGGAGATCACAGGGTCTCTGTCCTTTGACTCCAGAGGAGTCTGCCTTAATTCTGCAAGCCTTGGGTTTTGACAGGGAGACACCAATATATATTGCAGCTGGTGAAATTTATGGTGGTGAACATCGATTAGCACAACTCAGAGCTGCATTTCCAAGAATT GTTAAGAAAGAGACATTGCTGGTCAATGATGAGTTGCAGCAGTTTCAGAATCATTCATCACAAATGGCAGCTTTAGATTTTATGGTTTCAGTAGCCAGTAACACCTTTGTTCCTACGTATTATGGTAACATGGCAAAACTTGTGGAAGGCCATCGCAG GTATTCTGGTTTTAAGAAATCCATCTTATTGGATCGGAAAAAGCTCGTAGAATTGTTTGACATGCATCAAAATGGAACCCTTCCATGGAATGAATTTTCAAATGCTGTTCGACAGGTTCATGAAAAAAGAATGGGACAGCCAACTCATCGGAGAGTCGATGTAGACAAGCCGAAGGAAGAGGATTATTTCTATGCCAACCCTTATGAGTGTCTGTGTGAGGGAACAAAGTGTGATGACTTGCTAGGTCCTCTTAACTCTAGTCAAATACGATGA
- the LOC100818652 gene encoding rhamnogalacturonan I rhamnosyltransferase 1 isoform X1, translated as MEGIQVRCDKLQGGVIQRSRLRVWFIRVCSSIVLWTCLVQLVTVSELWHSHFFLGISSRIYHTNQSPLEAQNELAQPPPPFLPARNYTSNGFLRVSCNGGLNQMRAAVCTSYSIISLFLFYDNLRCSFSRLAFQICDMVTVARLLNLTLVVPELDKKSFWADPSNFEDIFDVRHFIDSLQDEVRIVKRVPKRFSRKSGYSTLKMPPVSWSNEKYYLEQILPLFGKHKVVHFNKTDARLANNGLPLDLQKLRCRVNFQALKFTPQLENLGQKLIRILRENGPFLALHLRYEMDMLAFSGCTHGCSIEEAEELKQMRYAFPSWREKEIVSEERRSQGLCPLTPEESALILQALGFDRETPIYIAAGEIYGGEHRLAQLRAAFPRIVKKETLLVNDELQQFQNHSSQMAALDFMVSVASNTFVPTYYGNMAKLVEGHRRYSGFKKSILLDRKKLVELFDMHQNGTLPWNEFSNAVRQVHEKRMGQPTHRRVDVDKPKEEDYFYANPYECLCEGTKCDDLLGPLNSSQIR; from the exons ATGGAGGGTATTCAGGTGAGGTGCGATAAGCTTCAGGGTGGTGTGATTCAGAGGAGCCGTTTGCGGGTTTGGTTCATTCGAGTGTGTTCAAGCATTGTGCTGTGGACATGTCTGGTTCAGTTGGTGACAGTGAGTGAATTATGGCATTCTCATTTCTTTTTGGGGATCAGTAGTCGAATATATCACACAAATCAAAGTCCTCTTGAAGCGCAAAATGAACTTGCTCAACCACCCCCACCTTTTCTTCCCgcaa GAAATTATACAAGTAATGGTTTTCTAAGAGTGTCCTGCAATGGGGGTTTAAATCAAATGCGTGCAGCGGTTTGTACTTCCTATTCTATTATTTCTCTGTTCCTATTCTATGATAATCTTAGATGTTCATTTAGCAGATTGGCATTTCAGATTTGTGACATGGTGACAGTTGCTCGACTGTTGAATCTCACATTGGTTGTTCCAGAGCTTGATAAGAAGTCATTTTGGGCAGACCCTAG TAATTTTGAGGACATTTTTGATGTGAGACATTTCATTGATTCTCTACAAGATGAAGTTCGAATAGTAAAAAGAGTGCCCAAAAGGTTTAGTAGGAAAAGTGGATACTCTACCCTGAAGATGCCTCCTGTTAGCTGGTCAAATGAAAAGTATTACTTGGAGCAG ATTCTGCCACTTTTTGGCAAGCATAAGGTGGTACATTTCAACAAAACAGATGCACGTCTAGCAAACAATGGTCTCCCACTTGATCTACAGAAACTTAGGTGTCGTGTAAATTTCCAGGCATTGAAATTTACTCCTCAACTTGAGAATTTGGGCCAAAAATTGATTCGGATACTTCGTGAAAATGGACCCTTTCTGGCATTGCATCTGAGATATGAGATGGATATGCTGGCTTTCTCAGGTTGTACGCATGGTTGCTCTATTGAAGAAGCTGAGGAGCTCAAGCAGATGAG GTATGCATTCCCTTCCTGGAGAGAGAAGGAGATAGTTTCTGAAGAAAGGAGATCACAGGGTCTCTGTCCTTTGACTCCAGAGGAGTCTGCCTTAATTCTGCAAGCCTTGGGTTTTGACAGGGAGACACCAATATATATTGCAGCTGGTGAAATTTATGGTGGTGAACATCGATTAGCACAACTCAGAGCTGCATTTCCAAGAATT GTTAAGAAAGAGACATTGCTGGTCAATGATGAGTTGCAGCAGTTTCAGAATCATTCATCACAAATGGCAGCTTTAGATTTTATGGTTTCAGTAGCCAGTAACACCTTTGTTCCTACGTATTATGGTAACATGGCAAAACTTGTGGAAGGCCATCGCAG GTATTCTGGTTTTAAGAAATCCATCTTATTGGATCGGAAAAAGCTCGTAGAATTGTTTGACATGCATCAAAATGGAACCCTTCCATGGAATGAATTTTCAAATGCTGTTCGACAGGTTCATGAAAAAAGAATGGGACAGCCAACTCATCGGAGAGTCGATGTAGACAAGCCGAAGGAAGAGGATTATTTCTATGCCAACCCTTATGAGTGTCTGTGTGAGGGAACAAAGTGTGATGACTTGCTAGGTCCTCTTAACTCTAGTCAAATACGATGA
- the LOC100818113 gene encoding ribulose-1,5 bisphosphate carboxylase/oxygenase large subunit N-methyltransferase, chloroplastic: MASVFSACSGSAVLFHSRNSFSSKGSFLHLKRPLSANCVASLGTEVSVSPAVDTFWQWLKEEGVVSGKTPVKPGVVPEGLGLVALKDISRNEVVLQVPKRLWINPDAVAASEIGKVCSGLKPWLAVALFLIRERSRSDSLWKHYFSILPKETDSTIYWSEEELSELQGTQLLNTTRSVKQYVQNEFRRLEEEIIIPNKKLFPSSITLDDFFWAFGILRSRAFSRLRNENLVVIPLADLINHSARVTTDDHAYEIKGAAGLFSWDYLFSLRSPLSLKAGDQVYIQYDLNKSNAELALDYGFIEPNTDRNAYTLTLQISESDPFFGDKLDIAESNGFGETAYFDIFYNRPLPPGLLPYLRLVALGGTDAFLLESIFRNSIWGHLELPVSRDNEELICRVVRETCKTALAGYHTTIEEDQKLKEAKLDSRHAIAVGIREGEKNLLQQIDEIFKEKELELAQLEYYQERRLKDLGLCGENGDILGDLGKFF; encoded by the exons ATGGCTAGTGTCTTTTCTGCATGTTCAGGTTCTGCTGTTCTTTTTCACAGCAGAAACTCCTTCTCCTCAAAAGGGTCTTTCCTTCACCTCAAAAGGCCTCTCTCAGCCAACTGCGTAGCTTCTTTGGGGACTGAGGTATCAGTGTCACCAGCAGTTGACACTTTCTGGCAGTGGCTCAAGGAAGAGGGTGTTGTCTCTGGCAAGACCCCAGTGAAGCCTGGTGTAGTGCCAGAAGGCCTAGGACTGGTTGCACTCAAGGACATTTCTAGGAATGAGGTTGTCTTGCAGGTCCCCAAGAGGCTGTGGATTAACCCTGATGCTGTGGCAGCTTCAGAAATTGGGAAAGTGTGCAGTGGATTGAAGCCTTGGTTAGCTGTTGCACTGTTTCTGATAAGAGAGAGGTCAAGGAGTGATTCTCTTTGGAAGCACTACTTCAGCATTCTGCCTAAGGAAACTGACTCTACTATATATTG GTCAGAGGAGGAGCTCTCAGAGCTGCAAG GGACTCAACTTCTGAACACAACTAGGAGTGTGAAACAATATGTGCAGAATGAATTTAGGAGACTGGAAGAAGAAATTATAATCCCTAACAAGAAGCTTTTCCCTTCTTCTATTACACTTGATGACTTCTTCTGGGCATTTGGAATTCTAAGATCAAGGGCATTTTCTCGCCTTCGCAATGAAAACTTAGTTGTGATTCCATTAGCTGACTTG ATAAACCATAGTGCCAGAGTAACTACAGATGATCATGCTTATGAAATTAAAGGAGCAGCAGGCCTTTTCTCCTGGGACTACCTATTTTCTCTGAGGAGCCCCCTTTCTCTCAAGGCTGGGGACCAG GTATATATCCAATATGATTTGAATAAAAGCAATGCCGAGTTGGCTCTGGACTACGGTTTCATAGAACCAAATACAGATCGGAATGCATATACCTTGACACTGCAGATATCTGAGTCAGACCCCTTTTTTGGTGACAAACTAGACATTGCTGAGTCCAATGGTTTTGGAGAGACAGCATACTTTGACATCTTCTACAACCGCCCCCTTCCACCAGGATTGCTTCCATATCTGAGACTGGTAGCTCTAGGGGGCACTGATGCTTTCCTATTGGAGTCAATATTTAGAAACTCCATCTGGGGTCATCTTGAATTGCCTGTGAGCCGCGACAATGAAGAGCTCATATGCAGAGTAGTTAGAGAGACCTGCAAAACCGCCCTTGCTGGTTATCATACAACCATTGAAGAG GATCAAAAGTTGAAAGAAGCAAAGCTAGATTCAAGGCATGCTATAGCAGTTGGAATTAGAGAAGGGGAGAAGAACCTCCTACAGCAAATTGACGAGATCTTCAAGGAAAAAGAATTGGAATTGGCCCAGTTAGAATATTATCAAGAAAGGAGGCTCAAGGACCTTGGACTTTGTGGGGAAAATGGTGATATCCTTGGGGaccttggaaaattcttctaG